A genomic window from Litoreibacter janthinus includes:
- the phbB gene encoding acetoacetyl-CoA reductase → MSRVALVTGGSRGIGAAISKALQAAGYSVAATYAGNDEKAAAFTAETGIKTYKWDVADYEACSAGIAQVEADLGPVEVLVNNAGITRDAPFHKMTPQQWSEVMNTNLSGVFNMTHPVWPGMRERKFGRIITISSINGQKGQFAQTNYAAAKAGDIGFTKALAQEGARAGITVNVICPGYINTEMMSTIPEKVMNEVILPQIPVGRLGEPEEIARAVVFLASDDAGFVTGSTISANGGQYMA, encoded by the coding sequence ATGTCCCGAGTTGCACTTGTTACCGGAGGATCGCGCGGAATTGGCGCTGCCATTTCTAAGGCACTTCAAGCCGCAGGATACTCTGTAGCGGCGACCTACGCAGGTAACGACGAGAAGGCTGCTGCATTTACGGCCGAGACTGGCATTAAAACATACAAGTGGGATGTGGCGGACTATGAGGCCTGTTCTGCAGGTATTGCGCAGGTCGAGGCCGACCTTGGCCCAGTCGAAGTACTGGTGAACAATGCAGGCATCACCCGCGACGCGCCATTCCACAAAATGACGCCACAGCAATGGTCCGAAGTCATGAACACCAACCTTTCCGGCGTCTTCAACATGACCCATCCGGTCTGGCCTGGCATGCGTGAGCGGAAGTTCGGCCGCATCATCACTATCAGCTCTATCAACGGGCAAAAGGGTCAGTTTGCTCAGACGAACTACGCCGCTGCCAAGGCTGGCGACATCGGCTTTACCAAGGCGTTGGCGCAGGAAGGCGCTCGTGCCGGCATCACTGTAAACGTGATCTGCCCCGGTTACATCAACACTGAGATGATGAGCACGATCCCGGAGAAAGTGATGAATGAAGTTATCCTGCCGCAGATTCCGGTTGGCCGTTTAGGCGAACCTGAGGAAATTGCGCGCGCTGTGGTCTTCCTTGCTTCGGACGATGCTGGTTTCGTGACAGGTTCGACAATTTCGGCCAATGGCGGTCAGTACATGGCCTGA
- a CDS encoding acetyl-CoA C-acetyltransferase, protein MTNVVIASAARTAVGSFLGSFSNTPAHDLGAAVIEAVVERAGVDKAEVSETILGQVLTAGQGQNPARQAHINAGLPKEASAWSINQVCGSGLRAVALGAQHIMLGDASVVIAGGQENMSMSPHVANLRQGQKMGDMKYIDSMIRDGLWDAFNGYHMGQTAENVADQWQISREMQDEFAVASQNKAEAAQKAGKFADEIAAFTISTRKGDVTVDQDEYIRHGATMDAMAKLRPAFTKDGSVTAANASGLNDGAAATLLMSADDAEKRGVQPLARIASYATAGLDPSIMGVGPIYASRKALEKAGWKVSDLDLVEANEAFAAQACAVNKDMGWDPAIVNVNGGAIAIGHPIGASGCRVLNTLLFEMQRRDAKRGLATLCIGGGMGVAVCVERD, encoded by the coding sequence ATGACCAACGTCGTAATCGCTTCTGCCGCCCGAACTGCTGTAGGCAGCTTCCTCGGCTCTTTCTCAAATACCCCAGCTCATGATCTTGGCGCCGCTGTGATCGAAGCTGTAGTCGAACGGGCAGGCGTCGATAAGGCAGAGGTGTCCGAAACCATTCTTGGTCAGGTTCTTACGGCAGGCCAAGGTCAGAACCCGGCCCGTCAGGCGCATATCAACGCAGGTTTGCCGAAAGAGGCGTCGGCCTGGAGCATCAACCAAGTCTGTGGTTCCGGTCTTCGTGCCGTCGCGCTGGGTGCACAGCACATCATGCTTGGCGACGCCTCTGTCGTGATTGCTGGCGGTCAAGAAAACATGTCCATGAGCCCCCATGTCGCGAACCTGCGTCAAGGCCAAAAGATGGGCGACATGAAGTACATCGACAGTATGATCCGAGATGGTCTGTGGGATGCATTTAACGGCTATCACATGGGTCAAACGGCAGAAAATGTTGCGGATCAATGGCAGATCAGCCGTGAGATGCAGGACGAGTTCGCCGTTGCTTCGCAAAACAAAGCCGAAGCCGCGCAGAAAGCTGGTAAATTTGCTGACGAGATTGCAGCGTTCACAATCAGTACTCGAAAGGGCGATGTGACGGTTGATCAGGACGAGTACATTCGTCACGGGGCAACGATGGACGCTATGGCCAAACTGCGCCCAGCTTTCACCAAAGACGGTTCGGTCACAGCTGCGAACGCGTCTGGTCTGAATGACGGTGCTGCCGCCACATTGCTGATGAGCGCGGACGACGCTGAGAAGCGCGGCGTGCAACCTCTTGCACGCATCGCAAGCTACGCAACCGCTGGTCTGGACCCATCCATCATGGGCGTTGGGCCGATCTATGCGTCTCGCAAGGCTCTTGAGAAAGCTGGTTGGAAAGTCTCTGACCTCGATTTGGTTGAAGCCAACGAGGCTTTCGCGGCTCAGGCATGTGCTGTGAACAAGGACATGGGCTGGGATCCAGCGATCGTTAACGTCAATGGCGGTGCTATTGCAATCGGTCACCCGATTGGCGCTTCTGGCTGCCGCGTCCTCAACACCCTCTTGTTTGAGATGCAGCGACGTGATGCGAAGCGCGGCTTGGCCACGCTGTGTATTGGCGGTGGCATGGGTGTGGCAGTTTGCGTTGAGCGCGATTGA
- a CDS encoding EAL domain-containing protein, which produces MPLDPSSEDSPLSAAVAQRDAHVLDMVRSALRKKDVLLAYQPVVRSGDMRRVAFYEGLIRVLDETGRIIPARDFIDTIEPRNEGRMIDCLAVELGLASLAAEPRLRLSINMSPRSIGNPEWETALERGLLRDPTIGERLIIEITESSALLMPDLVSDFMTRMQRRGISFALDDFGAGYTAFRHFKDFYFDLVKIDTSFARNIDEDADNQVLMTALVSIANQFDMFTVAEGIEHPQEAEYLAQIGVDCLQGYLFGVPSVSKPWLVGAGQQGLAHFG; this is translated from the coding sequence ATGCCACTCGACCCATCATCCGAGGATAGCCCTTTGTCTGCTGCAGTCGCTCAGCGGGACGCTCACGTTTTGGATATGGTGCGCTCCGCATTGCGTAAAAAGGATGTGCTGCTCGCTTATCAGCCAGTCGTCAGGAGTGGGGATATGAGGCGCGTTGCGTTTTATGAAGGGCTGATCCGGGTTCTTGATGAAACGGGACGGATAATCCCTGCCAGGGACTTCATTGACACAATTGAGCCTCGTAACGAGGGGCGCATGATCGATTGCCTTGCGGTTGAATTGGGCTTGGCGAGCCTTGCAGCTGAGCCACGCCTTCGGCTGTCGATCAATATGTCACCACGTTCTATCGGGAATCCTGAATGGGAAACGGCTCTTGAACGAGGGTTGTTGCGTGACCCCACAATCGGGGAGCGGTTGATCATAGAGATCACCGAATCATCGGCTCTGCTAATGCCTGACTTAGTGTCAGATTTCATGACTCGCATGCAGAGGCGCGGTATTTCCTTCGCGTTGGATGACTTCGGTGCAGGTTATACGGCGTTTCGACACTTCAAGGATTTCTATTTCGACCTTGTAAAAATTGATACCAGCTTTGCTCGAAATATCGACGAAGATGCAGACAATCAGGTCCTGATGACAGCGTTGGTCTCGATCGCAAATCAGTTTGATATGTTCACCGTTGCCGAAGGTATCGAGCACCCGCAAGAGGCTGAATATCTTGCCCAAATTGGGGTTGATTGCCTTCAAGGATATCTCTTCGGCGTGCCATCAGTATCCAAGCCGTGGCTCGTGGGGGCTGGCCAGCAAGGTTTGGCGCATTTCGGCTAG
- a CDS encoding DNA-3-methyladenine glycosylase I, with protein sequence MNDRCGWCGSEEIYVNYHDTEWGVPEYDSRALWEKLVLDGFQAGLSWITILKKREAFREAFEGFDPNIIAGWDDTDVERLLKNAGIVRHRGKIAATIGNARAWQKIEQREGFDTFLWKYFDGEPLQNQFLTLQDVPAFTPLSTQISKDLKKEGFRFCGPTIVYAFAQACGLINDHLINCPRHEAVKKLAR encoded by the coding sequence ATGAATGATCGGTGTGGGTGGTGCGGTTCAGAAGAAATTTATGTCAATTATCACGACACAGAATGGGGTGTTCCGGAATACGATAGCCGGGCGCTATGGGAAAAGCTCGTTCTGGATGGCTTTCAGGCCGGATTGAGTTGGATCACCATCTTGAAGAAACGAGAGGCCTTCCGCGAAGCCTTCGAGGGGTTTGACCCCAACATCATCGCTGGATGGGACGATACTGACGTGGAGCGCCTTTTGAAAAATGCAGGCATTGTGCGGCATCGCGGAAAGATCGCAGCAACGATCGGCAACGCCCGTGCGTGGCAAAAGATTGAGCAGCGCGAAGGTTTTGATACCTTCCTTTGGAAGTACTTCGATGGAGAGCCGCTACAGAACCAGTTTCTGACGCTCCAAGACGTGCCAGCCTTCACGCCCCTGAGCACGCAGATTTCAAAGGATCTGAAGAAAGAAGGGTTTCGCTTCTGCGGCCCTACGATCGTCTATGCGTTTGCACAGGCGTGTGGATTGATCAACGATCACCTAATAAACTGCCCACGCCACGAGGCCGTCAAAAAACTCGCGCGTTAG
- the gndA gene encoding NADP-dependent phosphogluconate dehydrogenase — MSKSEIGLIGLGTMGAMLSLNIAEKGHAISVFNRTTSRTSEFYAEAGNLADRITPCETLEELVASIAEPRAIILMVPAGKAVDQQIAALRPLLGKDDLIIDAGNANFRDTEARAAQAEADGVPFLGIGVSGGEEGARHGPSIMGGGRKEAWDQVAHILTAIAADYEGTACATWMGQGGAGHFVKAVHNGIEYADMQMIAEVYGIMRDGQGASAQTCASAFETWNKGPLQSYLIEISGKVAAATDDATGNAVLDIILDRAGQKGTGRWTVIEAQHLGAPVPVIEAAVAARNLSAIKAERARGEATFGAAPTVLADGALSLDELEKALIAGKIMCYAQGFHLLNSASAEFKWDLPMPDIARVWREGCIIRSTMLNDMADALTAAPQDNLMFAPYFADMIKENAPALRKVVATALSHGLQVPALAAGLGYYDAMRTARSTANMIQAQRDFFGAHSFERVDQEGAFHGPWGS, encoded by the coding sequence ATGTCGAAATCTGAGATTGGCCTAATCGGACTTGGCACCATGGGGGCGATGCTGTCTCTGAATATCGCTGAGAAAGGTCACGCGATTTCGGTCTTTAACCGAACGACGTCCCGGACTTCGGAGTTCTACGCTGAGGCTGGCAATCTTGCCGATCGGATTACACCTTGCGAAACGCTAGAAGAGTTGGTCGCGTCAATTGCTGAGCCCCGTGCTATCATTCTAATGGTCCCAGCCGGTAAGGCCGTCGATCAGCAGATCGCGGCCCTACGCCCGTTGCTGGGAAAAGACGATTTGATCATTGACGCCGGGAACGCCAATTTCCGTGATACTGAGGCGCGTGCGGCGCAGGCAGAAGCAGACGGCGTGCCGTTCCTAGGGATCGGCGTGTCAGGGGGCGAAGAGGGGGCTCGTCACGGGCCCTCCATCATGGGTGGCGGTCGCAAGGAGGCTTGGGATCAAGTGGCACATATCCTCACCGCGATTGCAGCTGATTACGAGGGCACCGCATGCGCCACATGGATGGGACAGGGCGGTGCCGGACATTTTGTGAAAGCGGTCCATAACGGTATCGAATACGCCGACATGCAAATGATCGCAGAGGTGTATGGCATCATGCGGGATGGTCAGGGCGCCTCTGCTCAGACCTGTGCCTCTGCGTTCGAGACGTGGAATAAGGGCCCGCTCCAGTCATACCTCATCGAGATATCGGGAAAGGTTGCTGCGGCAACTGATGATGCGACGGGCAATGCTGTGCTCGACATAATTCTTGACCGCGCTGGCCAAAAAGGGACAGGGCGGTGGACTGTGATCGAAGCGCAGCATCTTGGCGCACCTGTGCCTGTCATTGAAGCCGCTGTTGCTGCGCGTAACCTGTCCGCAATCAAGGCAGAGCGCGCGCGCGGCGAAGCGACTTTTGGCGCTGCGCCGACGGTGCTTGCTGACGGGGCGTTGAGCCTGGACGAACTGGAGAAGGCGTTGATCGCTGGCAAGATCATGTGCTACGCACAAGGCTTCCACCTACTCAATTCCGCAAGCGCTGAGTTCAAGTGGGACCTCCCGATGCCGGACATCGCGCGTGTTTGGCGAGAGGGCTGTATCATCCGCTCCACTATGCTCAACGATATGGCCGATGCCTTGACGGCGGCGCCACAGGACAACCTGATGTTTGCGCCATACTTCGCTGATATGATCAAAGAGAATGCGCCTGCACTTCGTAAAGTCGTGGCGACCGCATTGTCGCATGGTTTGCAGGTGCCGGCTCTTGCGGCAGGGCTTGGCTACTACGACGCTATGCGGACGGCGCGATCAACCGCAAACATGATCCAAGCGCAACGGGACTTTTTCGGCGCACACAGCTTTGAGCGAGTAGATCAGGAAGGCGCGTTCCACGGCCCTTGGGGCTCCTAA
- the ccoS gene encoding cbb3-type cytochrome oxidase assembly protein CcoS gives MNVLVILIPVSLILGGMGIAAFLWTVRHNQYEDIEGDATRILFDDEEPKR, from the coding sequence ATGAACGTACTTGTGATCCTAATTCCGGTGTCGCTCATCCTTGGCGGGATGGGCATCGCGGCCTTTTTGTGGACAGTGAGGCACAATCAGTACGAGGATATCGAAGGCGACGCGACACGCATCTTGTTCGATGATGAAGAGCCGAAACGCTAA
- a CDS encoding heavy metal translocating P-type ATPase: MSVMSCPGCAGAPLAEETARSSPASSAGDTVSLSLPGIHCAACVSGVERGLARLPEVLDARVNLSLKRVTVQTRGDADEDGLINALLGLGFEALPLDSDTLRASEGDPAGRALLLRLAVAGFAMMNVMILSVAVWAGAAEATRQLFHWISAIIALPAVAFAARPFFVSALSVLRVGRVNMEVPISLAILLASGLSLYETMAGGEDAYFDAALSLTFFLLIGRYLDHRTRAAARSAAQELAALEVPSATCIRDGKPVRVKAADIVVGDLVQVPAGGRVPVDGIVDTGRSQMDRSLLTGESLPVAAQIGSSVVSGEVNLSNPLVIRATAVGQDTTLRRMAEMVAVAESGRSHYTPLADRAAQLYAPLVHGLAALAFVGWFIATGDARYALNIAIATLIITCPCALGLAVPAVTTAASGSLFRKGLLIKSATALERLAEVDTVVFDKTGTLTDGTPILEDLQSLSDQDRAAVLALSQSSDHPVSRLLASALAGLQIEPADLTDIHEIAGRGVEGRDGAEIVRLGKSASASGGTVFQRGAGPEQALRIDETLREGAHELVANLRSQGMDLELLSGDTDFAAAKLGARLGLVQSRGGMLPADKIDHLAALQDQRKHVLMVGDGLNDMGAMAQAFVSISPASGVDATRATSDIVLLGRSLAPVQDALRVARRARARIRENFGIAICYNAVAVPLAISGFASPLMAALAMSSSSILVILNALRVRA; this comes from the coding sequence ATGAGCGTCATGAGCTGTCCCGGTTGCGCGGGTGCTCCCCTTGCGGAGGAGACAGCGCGCAGCTCGCCGGCATCTTCGGCGGGTGATACAGTTTCACTGTCTTTGCCGGGCATACATTGCGCGGCCTGCGTGTCAGGTGTCGAGCGTGGCTTAGCGAGACTGCCCGAGGTTCTTGATGCTCGCGTCAATCTCAGCCTGAAACGGGTTACAGTCCAAACGCGCGGCGATGCTGACGAGGACGGCCTCATTAATGCGCTACTCGGGTTGGGCTTCGAAGCATTGCCCTTAGACAGCGACACCTTGCGTGCGAGTGAGGGGGACCCCGCAGGTCGCGCGTTGCTACTGCGTCTAGCCGTGGCAGGATTCGCCATGATGAACGTAATGATTTTGTCTGTTGCAGTCTGGGCCGGTGCGGCTGAAGCAACGCGCCAGCTTTTCCATTGGATTTCCGCGATCATTGCTCTGCCTGCTGTGGCATTCGCCGCTCGTCCGTTCTTCGTCTCCGCCCTTTCGGTCTTGCGGGTTGGGCGAGTTAACATGGAAGTGCCGATCTCGCTTGCGATCCTACTTGCGAGCGGTCTGTCGCTCTATGAGACCATGGCCGGTGGGGAGGATGCTTATTTCGATGCAGCTCTGTCGCTGACATTCTTTTTGTTGATCGGGCGCTATCTTGATCACCGCACACGCGCCGCAGCACGTTCCGCCGCACAGGAATTGGCTGCACTGGAGGTTCCCTCGGCAACGTGCATCCGCGACGGAAAACCGGTCCGCGTCAAAGCAGCAGACATCGTCGTGGGCGACCTCGTGCAGGTGCCTGCTGGTGGGCGTGTGCCGGTTGACGGAATTGTGGACACCGGGCGATCCCAAATGGACCGCTCCCTTCTTACGGGGGAAAGCCTTCCTGTTGCGGCACAGATTGGAAGTTCTGTCGTGTCGGGTGAAGTCAATTTGTCCAACCCGCTGGTTATTCGCGCCACCGCAGTTGGGCAGGACACAACATTGCGCCGGATGGCAGAGATGGTCGCTGTCGCAGAAAGCGGGCGCTCCCACTACACGCCATTGGCCGACCGTGCTGCTCAGCTTTACGCACCGCTGGTGCATGGTCTGGCAGCATTGGCGTTTGTGGGCTGGTTCATCGCGACTGGTGACGCCCGCTATGCGCTGAATATCGCGATCGCTACTTTGATCATCACTTGTCCTTGTGCCCTAGGATTGGCGGTTCCGGCCGTGACCACCGCCGCGTCTGGCAGCCTGTTCCGCAAAGGCCTTCTGATCAAGTCCGCCACCGCGCTAGAACGATTGGCAGAAGTCGATACGGTGGTTTTCGACAAGACCGGCACATTGACCGACGGGACGCCGATACTTGAGGATTTGCAGAGCCTGTCTGATCAAGACCGTGCAGCGGTTCTGGCCTTAAGCCAGTCGTCGGATCATCCGGTCTCCCGACTTCTGGCTTCGGCATTGGCTGGTCTGCAGATTGAACCCGCAGATTTAACAGACATTCACGAGATTGCTGGCCGGGGCGTAGAAGGGCGCGATGGCGCGGAGATCGTCCGACTTGGTAAATCGGCGTCTGCGTCAGGCGGCACCGTTTTCCAACGCGGTGCCGGACCCGAGCAAGCTTTACGCATTGACGAAACCTTGCGCGAAGGTGCGCACGAACTGGTCGCGAACCTGCGGTCGCAGGGTATGGATTTAGAGCTATTATCTGGGGACACGGATTTTGCAGCCGCCAAACTGGGTGCGCGGCTGGGCCTAGTGCAATCACGGGGCGGCATGTTGCCTGCCGATAAGATCGACCATCTCGCGGCTCTGCAAGATCAGCGCAAACACGTGCTGATGGTTGGCGACGGGCTGAATGACATGGGAGCAATGGCACAAGCTTTCGTTTCGATTTCGCCAGCGTCGGGCGTTGATGCGACCCGAGCCACTTCTGACATTGTTTTACTGGGTCGCTCACTTGCGCCTGTGCAAGATGCTTTGCGGGTGGCCAGACGGGCGCGGGCGCGAATTCGGGAAAACTTTGGGATCGCCATATGCTATAACGCTGTCGCCGTTCCACTTGCGATCTCCGGCTTTGCAAGCCCGCTCATGGCGGCCTTGGCGATGTCGAGCTCGTCTATCCTCGTGATCTTGAATGCGTTAAGGGTGCGGGCATGA
- a CDS encoding FixH family protein, translating to MSREIKGIHVFAMFAFGFSIIIGVNLILATQAIRTFPGLETKNSYVASQSFDARRTAQLALGWDVKAGYVDGALRLEIKDANGPVQPETIEATLGRATNVSQDQSPGFRFDGTAHIAAADLAPGNWNLRMKAIAKDGTLFEQRIPFVVSK from the coding sequence ATGAGCCGTGAGATCAAGGGCATCCATGTTTTCGCGATGTTCGCGTTCGGGTTTAGTATCATCATCGGTGTGAATCTGATCTTGGCCACTCAGGCCATCCGGACATTTCCAGGCCTCGAGACCAAGAACTCTTACGTGGCAAGTCAGAGCTTTGACGCGCGGCGCACAGCCCAACTTGCTTTGGGTTGGGATGTGAAGGCTGGTTATGTTGACGGCGCATTGCGGCTTGAGATCAAAGATGCGAACGGACCTGTGCAGCCAGAGACAATCGAAGCAACGCTCGGGCGTGCAACGAATGTTAGTCAGGATCAATCACCTGGGTTCCGTTTCGACGGGACAGCGCATATCGCAGCTGCGGATTTGGCGCCGGGGAACTGGAACCTTCGCATGAAAGCTATCGCAAAAGATGGAACACTCTTCGAGCAACGGATACCATTTGTGGTGTCTAAATGA
- the ccoG gene encoding cytochrome c oxidase accessory protein CcoG — protein sequence MSDAENPPSLYAAQEPIFPRRVTGFFRTFKWWIMAFTLGVYYLTPWIRWDRGPNLPDQAVLVDLAGRRFYFFWIEIWPHEFYFVAGLLIMAGLGLFLFTSALGRVWCGYTCPQTVWTDLFILVERWIEGDRNARVRLWKAKWDFHKWRLRLTKWLVWLLIAIATGGAWVFYFTDAPQLAVDLVMLNAHPVSYATIGVLTATTFIFGGFMREQVCIYMCPWPRIQGAMMDEDTITVGYREWRGEPRGKKRDGTTGDCIDCMACVNVCPMGIDIRDGQQMECITCALCIDACDDIMAKIGKERGLIDYLALSDEPLERSGGKAKPIWKHILRPRTLVYTFLWSTIGFGLVFALFIRADIDMTVSPIRNPTFVTMSDGSIRNAYDIRLLNKHGDDREFHMSLTSDEVLRIDLEGTDLVSVVVPANETKLQRVYVTARRGDPSATAERTDLRFWVEDLISGERAYTNTVFNGKEAGQ from the coding sequence ATGAGCGACGCTGAAAACCCACCATCCCTTTATGCCGCGCAGGAACCGATTTTTCCGCGTCGCGTGACAGGCTTTTTTCGTACGTTCAAGTGGTGGATCATGGCTTTCACTTTGGGGGTCTATTACCTAACGCCTTGGATTCGCTGGGATCGTGGGCCGAACCTGCCAGATCAGGCGGTATTGGTGGATCTTGCCGGGCGGCGTTTCTATTTCTTCTGGATCGAGATCTGGCCGCATGAGTTCTACTTTGTCGCGGGCCTTTTGATCATGGCGGGCCTCGGCCTGTTTTTGTTTACGTCTGCACTGGGGCGCGTTTGGTGTGGCTACACATGCCCGCAAACCGTCTGGACTGACCTTTTCATCCTTGTGGAGCGCTGGATCGAAGGCGACCGCAACGCTCGGGTTCGCCTTTGGAAAGCCAAGTGGGATTTCCATAAATGGCGGCTCAGACTCACCAAATGGCTTGTTTGGCTCCTTATCGCGATAGCAACCGGCGGGGCGTGGGTCTTCTATTTTACCGACGCGCCTCAACTTGCTGTTGATTTGGTAATGCTCAATGCGCACCCGGTTTCATACGCCACTATAGGCGTTCTGACTGCCACGACGTTCATCTTTGGCGGCTTCATGCGCGAGCAGGTTTGTATCTACATGTGCCCTTGGCCGCGCATCCAAGGCGCCATGATGGACGAAGACACCATCACTGTCGGATACCGCGAATGGCGTGGCGAGCCGCGCGGAAAGAAGCGTGACGGGACCACCGGTGACTGTATCGATTGTATGGCGTGCGTGAACGTCTGCCCGATGGGCATCGACATTCGTGACGGGCAGCAGATGGAGTGCATCACGTGCGCGCTTTGTATCGACGCTTGTGATGACATCATGGCAAAGATCGGCAAAGAGCGTGGGTTGATCGACTATCTCGCGCTTTCGGACGAGCCACTGGAGCGTTCGGGTGGCAAGGCTAAGCCAATTTGGAAGCATATTTTGCGCCCAAGGACTCTGGTTTACACCTTCCTGTGGTCGACGATTGGCTTCGGTTTGGTGTTCGCTCTGTTCATTCGCGCTGATATCGACATGACTGTCTCGCCAATCCGTAACCCGACCTTCGTGACCATGTCTGACGGCTCAATCCGCAATGCCTACGACATCCGCCTGCTGAACAAGCACGGAGATGACCGCGAATTCCACATGTCGCTGACATCGGACGAGGTGCTACGCATTGATCTGGAAGGGACCGATTTGGTGAGCGTTGTAGTTCCGGCAAACGAGACCAAGCTGCAACGCGTCTATGTCACCGCACGTCGTGGTGACCCAAGCGCGACAGCGGAACGCACTGATTTGCGTTTCTGGGTAGAAGACTTAATCTCGGGAGAGCGTGCGTATACGAATACCGTGTTTAACGGGAAGGAAGCGGGCCAATGA
- the rsgA gene encoding ribosome small subunit-dependent GTPase A, translating into MTRDYSKFLPTTSEHAPPASPLAPLVALGWQPFFAQQVSIEQLQETPPLRVTEVHRNGLQARGDGIDMHIPHGPEATVGDWLLLNRELPSASEVLERKSVIKRRAPGKTLGVQLIAANLDTAFIVSSCNDDFNVARLERFIALSFEADVTPVIILTKVDTSDNAEHYIEQAEAISPLVPVVALNAKSDEPHSKLADWCKPGQTVAFLGSSGVGKSTLTNSLAGDTSIATQDVREDDARGRHTTTRRQLYFLSTGCAVLDTPGMRELQLTDAASGLAEMFFDLDELGTRCKFNDCKHTVEPGCAILAAVERGEIDTARLARWQKLVLEDEHNSATIAERRSKDKAFGKAVRNAQSKKKK; encoded by the coding sequence ATGACACGGGACTATTCAAAGTTTCTCCCTACCACATCAGAACACGCGCCCCCGGCATCCCCGCTCGCCCCCTTGGTCGCACTTGGCTGGCAGCCGTTTTTCGCGCAGCAAGTAAGTATCGAACAGTTGCAAGAGACGCCGCCGCTGCGTGTCACCGAAGTGCACCGCAACGGGTTGCAGGCACGCGGAGACGGTATTGACATGCACATCCCTCACGGTCCGGAAGCGACAGTCGGAGATTGGCTACTTCTGAACAGAGAGCTTCCATCTGCAAGCGAAGTGCTGGAGCGCAAAAGCGTTATCAAGCGCCGCGCGCCCGGTAAAACGCTGGGTGTCCAGTTGATTGCTGCCAACTTGGACACTGCGTTCATCGTGTCGTCCTGCAATGATGATTTCAACGTCGCGCGACTTGAACGATTTATAGCCCTTTCGTTTGAGGCTGATGTGACCCCCGTCATCATTCTCACCAAGGTTGATACGTCTGATAATGCAGAACATTACATCGAGCAGGCCGAAGCAATTTCTCCGCTTGTGCCCGTCGTTGCTCTTAATGCCAAAAGTGACGAGCCGCACTCGAAGCTGGCTGACTGGTGCAAGCCTGGGCAAACCGTCGCTTTCCTTGGGTCGTCAGGTGTTGGAAAATCGACACTGACCAATTCGCTCGCGGGTGACACCAGCATCGCCACACAAGATGTTCGCGAGGACGATGCCAGAGGCCGTCACACAACCACGCGGCGGCAGCTTTACTTTTTGTCGACCGGCTGCGCTGTTCTGGACACGCCCGGCATGCGGGAGCTGCAACTCACCGATGCGGCGTCCGGTCTGGCCGAGATGTTCTTCGACCTCGATGAGCTTGGGACCCGCTGCAAATTCAACGACTGCAAGCATACCGTCGAACCTGGATGCGCCATCTTGGCCGCGGTCGAACGCGGCGAGATTGACACCGCACGGTTAGCCCGTTGGCAAAAGTTGGTCTTGGAGGACGAGCACAACTCCGCGACGATTGCCGAGCGTCGGTCGAAGGATAAAGCTTTCGGAAAAGCAGTCCGCAACGCGCAGAGCAAGAAAAAGAAGTAG